The Gopherus flavomarginatus isolate rGopFla2 chromosome 4, rGopFla2.mat.asm, whole genome shotgun sequence genomic interval CTCCGAAGAGACGCCGGGGCAAGTGACTGCAGCATCCACCGCAGCAGCCGCCTCCCCCACCCGGGGGGGGACACGCAAGCCCGCCCCACGCCCCAGCCCATTGCCCCGAGAGCGGCGGGGGGCCGGCTCTGATCGCGGGGAGCCGGGGCTCACCATGGCCAACAGACCCAAGACCAGCGAGGCCTTGAAGGTGGTGGCCCGATGCCGCCCCATGAACAGGAAGGAGGAAGCGGCTGGGTACGAGAGGGTCTTGGAGATGGATGTGAAACTGGGGCAGGTGACCCTCCGGAACCCCAAGGCCACCCCCGGGGAGCTGGCGAAGACCTTCACGTTCGACGCCGTGTATGACGCCAGCTCCAAGCAGGCGGACCTGTACGATGAGACGGTCAGGCCCCTGATAGACTCTGTCCTGCAAGGATTCAACGGGACCGTCTTTGCTTACGGCCAGACAGGCACTGGGAAGACCTACACTATGCAAGGGGCCTGGACGGACCCAGAGAAGAGAGGGATCGTCCCCAATTCCTTTGAGCACATCTTCACCCACATCTCCCGATCCCAGAACCAGCAGTACCTAGTGAGGGCATCCTACCTGGAGATCTACCAAGAGGAGATCCGAGACCTTCTGGCGAAGGACCAGAGCAAGAAACTGGATCTGAAGGAGAACCCCGAGACGGGAGTTTACATCAAAGACCTCTCCTCGTTCGTGACCAAGAACGTCAAGGAGATCGAGCACGTCATGAACCTGGGCAACCAGACCCGATCGGTGGGCAGCACCAACATGAATGAGTACAGCTCCCGCTCGCACGCCATCTTTGTGATCACGGTGGAGTGCAGCGAGACCGGCCTGGATGGAGAGGACCACATCCGGGTGGGCAAACTCAACCTGGTGGACTTGGCAGGCAGCGAGCGCCAGAGCAAAATgggggggccaggggagaggcctAAGGAGGCTTCCAAGATTaacctctccctctcagctctggGCAACGTCATCTCTGCCTTGGTCGATGGCAAAAGCACTCACATCCCCTACAGAGACTCCAAGCTGACTCGTCTCCTGCAGGACTCCTTGGGTGGCAATGCCAAGACCATCATGGTAGCCACCCTAGGCCCAGCCTCTCACAGCTATGATGAAAGCTTGTCCACCCTCAGGTTTGCCAACAGGGCAAAGAACATCAAGAATAAGCCAAGGGTCAACGAGGACCCAAAGGACACCCTGCTGCGGGAGTTCCAGGAGGAGATCATCCGGCTGAAAGCCCAGCTGGAGAAGCGAGGGATGCTGAGCAAGAAGAGGAGGCGAAACAGCCGAAGGAAGAAGGTGGTAGATGGAGAGGGCAATACGGAGGCCGAAGGGGAGGAGGACAATGATGATGGCCTGGAGAAGAACATGGAGAATTACTTGAAGGAGCAGAAGGAGAGGCTGGAAGAGGAGAAGGCAGCCATTCAAGATGACCACAGCCTGGTGAATGAGGAGAAGCAGAAactgctggaggagaaggagaagatgATAGAGGATCTGAGGAAGGAGCAAGAAGCCACCGAGTTACTGGCCATTAAGTACAAGGTAAGTGTCTCAGCTCACTGCACCACCAAGGGTTTGCATGGTCAAGCGGGGAGAGGGGCCCATTTCACTAGCCGTCCTGGTGCACTGCATCCTACAGCCCATGCTGGCTAGTGCACCTGCCGCATTGCACTACCGGAGCTTGTCTGTTTATGTGCTGTCCTGCCATAGATTCCTTTAGAGTCTCCTGGCCATTGGCTGCCAGGCCCTGCCTTACTCACTTGCTTCTTgctgggaggggccggggggaggggagagcagtcTGGCAGTGACTGCTCAGCCGTGGGATGAGCTCGGCATCCTCGGCGAAGTCCCCGCCACATGACAAAGCTGTTTGCAGTGGTTCTGTGTGAATTCATACCCAGGACCATGGAGGTGACCTCCCAGATACGCACTGGCCAGCAGACAATGACAACCAATTGCAGCCCACGATTCCAAATGCCTCCCTATTGTCTTCTGTCCTTCCTTGCAGCAGGTCCGTAACTGGTCTGCGAGCAAGGAGAGGCAGACCAATCGCAGCAGCACGCCTCTTCAGGGCAGCACTggcccacccctgctggagcctGGGAACCCCAGTGATTCCCCAcacatcatatcccccctcacccTCTGCTTGACCTCCCCTTGCCGACAGATCGGAGCAGCCAGAAAGTGGGAGGGGGGTTCATTTTACCCCGGGTTGGCTGCATTGCTGCTGCTGAGCTGAGACTGTGATGCTCTGTTTGACAGCAAGACCTACTGTCCCTGCATGGAAGCCCGAGGCTGGGCCAGCTGGTGGCTCAGTCACTGGGACAGTGTATCTGGGGCGTGGCTCATGGGCTGAGATACAATGCTCACACCCAGTGCACGCAGCGCTTTGCAGAGCCCTGGAGAGCACCGCGGGGGGACCTACCCCGGGTCTGTGTTTTCTAAGCTTAGTGCAGCTAGCACATTCCAGCCAGAGCACTCACATCACTGCCAAGGGGGCTCCATACTATCGCCTCCagctggggaaaccgaggcacatacttccccaaggtcacagagcaagtcTGCTCTAGaactggggaaagaacccaggagtcctgactctcagccccaTGCTCGGTCCATTAAATCACAGCTGCCCTCCCACAACTTTCTCTGAACAGAatccccaggccagagccctggcccagcacccCTCCATTAACTTCCAGGCAGCCGCCCCTGCTTACCTTAGTGGGGAATGGGAGCCTGGCCctcccctgccgcaccctcccCAGAACCGGCTACTGGTGGCCATGGTTTGGGTGCAGGCGTTACCTCTGCCTGGCACCTCGCCCAGCCTTTTGGAGAGGGCACCTCAGTGCGCCTGTATGAGTGCAGAGCACCCTCGCCGGGCAAGGGCTTTGCCACCCAACCCCCCCCCATTTCTGGGATGGAGACCCCTGCTGGCCTTGGGCTGtcagtgcaggtccccacagGCTGCCCCCGCCCCTCGCTGTGTGTTTCTGTTGTGGGCGTGGAGGAGACTGAGGGGTGCGTttgggggctggagtggggtTGAGGATCATGTGTGTTTCCTGGTGGGTTAACGCCATGAGAGCTGGAGGACGCTGGTGTGGTTTGTTAACTCTTGGCAGCCCAGTGTAGCAGGCGTGAATGTTACGTGTGATCTCTttggaggagctgctgctttcCCTCTGGGGGTAGTTTTGGGGACCGGGGTGTATTTGGGCAGGATTCCTGAAGGCCACAGCCACCAAGCCACCGCATGGGAAGCTTGGGCTGAAATCAGCAAAAATCCTTGATGCAGAGAAAGGTTCCTCTTTGGTCAGTCCCAGAATCCTGCAGGGCCTGGTGGGTTTACAGAGTGGTGCTGTGGCCCATGGACATTGGGAGCCTGGTCAGGGCTCCCGCAGAGGGTCCGGATGTGGCAGCAGGTCAATACAGCACCAAGGGGCCCAGGTACAGTGATGGGTCAGTGGTCTCCAGAACCTAGCTGGGGCAAAGAGTCAGTGCTGTGTGTGGAGCACTGGATTAATGCTGCACCCAGTTGCCCACTTAGAAAGGCAGCTCTCTACCACCCTCCCCCCGGGACCTCCGCCTGCTCTGGGTTATTATTCTCCATCTGGGCAGGAGCAGCCTGGCTGCGCTGCCCAAGGCAAGGACCATCACACCGAGCAATGCTGGCTTCCTGCGTGCCAGGTCCAAGTCTGATCAATAGTAAGGGTGTCTTGCACAGTTAGCTCGGGCCATTACGAGGGGCTGCTCTAAAGCATCATGTTGCAGCTGCTGCCCGAGGCAAAAGACTAGACTGAGAAGACCACTGGTCGGCATTTCCTGTGTTCCACCGTAATCCAGTATGTGAGGAGGAGCAGCTGCTCAGGGCTGAGGTGCAGTGACAGAGCAGCTGTGTGTTGAGGGGGGAGGATCCCAGGCCTTGCACAGTGGGAAGGGCTGCAGGTAGGGAGGACCAGGGGTAGCTATGGGCTGACTTTGAGATGCATCAGCAGATTGTAGGAGAAGGCGGGGAacacagggctggaatagcaggagtTGCTCAGGGGAAAGATCTGCTGAGGACCCGCTCTGCATTTTGCCTGGGTCAAGCTCTGTTGGTTGTTAGGCCTCCAAGTTTTGTGACCTTTGATCTGCTCACTAACGTGTCTGCAGCTTGAGCGCTTCCTCCCAGGGAGGCAAAGCAGCATATTGAAAGAGCTCGCCAGCAGTGGACACAAAATCCCAAGTCATGGGGCTGGGCCGCTCATCTTCCAGATCCTGGGCGGACCAAGTGGGCAGGTGGCCAAGGGCTGGGTATTAATGGGAAAGCTGCACCAAGCCTTGGGCCGGAGCCGTCCAAGCAGGAAGTGGCTCAGAGGTTTAGAGGCCCAGAATTCAGATACTCTTATTTCAGAAGCATGGGTCCCTCAGCCCAAGAATCACCTGTGAGCTGCACCTGACCAGGGCTGATTCGATCCAGGAGTGAGCAGAGGCATGTGAGCCCGCCCCCCCCCTCACCTTCCCCCCGTGCCTTGCAGTGTTCTGCAGCGCCCCTCAGACTGCACAGCTCCTCGCAGGCTGGTCCAGGCTGTCTGAACAAGGCACTGGCCATCCTTTGCCTCCAGCTCCTGGTCTCTGCAAATCCTCCTGGAAACGTCCCTTCCTCTCGACCCTTGGATCTGCCATTGTGTGGCAGAGGGTGGCAGCCTCTCTGCATCCCCGTTCGTGGGCGCCATGACCTGCCAGCCTCTTCTGCGCTCTTCTGCTCTGCTTTTCCTtattcagccccaggccctttgtTCTCCTGATAATGGCTGTTAACACCCCTGTGTTGTGGAGCGGTGCAGTGCAGACCCTCCCTGCATtctgccagcccctgctgcaccggGCTGCTggcagtgtctgtctgtctctctctctctctctctctctctctctctctctctcacaggggGCCCGTTTTGGCATCAGACCCATTTCCACACTGGGCTCTCTGGTGTGTGCTGCTGGCTGTCTGTTAACGAGCTCCCTAACCCCCACAATCacatttccctctccccccatcacCTTGCCAGCTGTGCACggtctgggcccagtcctgtagGCCTGGCTTAGTTCATGTTCCAGTTATCTCAGTGGAAGGGAGGCCGATGGCAGGACACAGCCCCAAATTCTCCACCCTCTTGCCCAGCCGTTGCTGTCTCAGTCACTGTGTGTACCGGGTGTCATCCTGCCCTGGGCTGGAGACCGCATAGTTGCTGTGTGGTGCCCTTGGCCTGGCCTCTCCAGCTATTCGCCCACTTCCCACCTGCTCTCACGCGGGGGTGCTGCTCCTCCTGGTCTCTAGGAGGCAGACGGGGGCAGCCTGGTTTACAAATGCTGCCCACGATTGCCGCTTGCAAGCCAGCCATGCATCGGGGACTTGGACACGGGTTCCACGGGTGGCCAGGGTGAGGCgtgcaggggagaggggctcCAGCCTCCTGGATGGGCGAGGCTGGCACTGCCAGGAACTTTATGTGCATTGGGCTGGAGTGCCGGACAGGGCACTAGGAGTCTGAGTGAGTCTATGGAGAAGTCCTGCCACCTGTCCCAGTGTTTGCAGAACAGCCCTGAGTGCTCCCCCCGTTCCATAGGGCTGGCCTCCCCTGtgcccacacagacagacccccaGAAGCCCAGCAGCTCATGT includes:
- the KIF3C gene encoding kinesin-like protein KIF3C isoform X1; its protein translation is MANRPKTSEALKVVARCRPMNRKEEAAGYERVLEMDVKLGQVTLRNPKATPGELAKTFTFDAVYDASSKQADLYDETVRPLIDSVLQGFNGTVFAYGQTGTGKTYTMQGAWTDPEKRGIVPNSFEHIFTHISRSQNQQYLVRASYLEIYQEEIRDLLAKDQSKKLDLKENPETGVYIKDLSSFVTKNVKEIEHVMNLGNQTRSVGSTNMNEYSSRSHAIFVITVECSETGLDGEDHIRVGKLNLVDLAGSERQSKMGGPGERPKEASKINLSLSALGNVISALVDGKSTHIPYRDSKLTRLLQDSLGGNAKTIMVATLGPASHSYDESLSTLRFANRAKNIKNKPRVNEDPKDTLLREFQEEIIRLKAQLEKRGMLSKKRRRNSRRKKVVDGEGNTEAEGEEDNDDGLEKNMENYLKEQKERLEEEKAAIQDDHSLVNEEKQKLLEEKEKMIEDLRKEQEATELLAIKYKAMESKLLIGGRNIMDHTNEQQKMLELKRQEIAEQKRREREMQQEMLLRDEETMELRETFTSLQQEVEIKTKKLKKLYAKLQAVKAEIQDQHDEYIRVRQDLEEAQNEQTRELKLKYLIIENFIPPEEKNKIMNRLYYDCEEDQWKFQPLVPAGGNNQMKKRPTSAVGYKRPISQYARVAMSRGSHPRYRAENIMFLELDLSPQAVFEFELTGDQSEQDPRALHLERLMRLDSLLERPAAARVRKSRSWCQTPRLLPPSTTHGSLVAVSQCPRTMPAHE
- the KIF3C gene encoding kinesin-like protein KIF3C isoform X2, with product MANRPKTSEALKVVARCRPMNRKEEAAGYERVLEMDVKLGQVTLRNPKATPGELAKTFTFDAVYDASSKQADLYDETVRPLIDSVLQGFNGTVFAYGQTGTGKTYTMQGAWTDPEKRGIVPNSFEHIFTHISRSQNQQYLVRASYLEIYQEEIRDLLAKDQSKKLDLKENPETGVYIKDLSSFVTKNVKEIEHVMNLGNQTRSVGSTNMNEYSSRSHAIFVITVECSETGLDGEDHIRVGKLNLVDLAGSERQSKMGGPGERPKEASKINLSLSALGNVISALVDGKSTHIPYRDSKLTRLLQDSLGGNAKTIMVATLGPASHSYDESLSTLRFANRAKNIKNKPRVNEDPKDTLLREFQEEIIRLKAQLEKRGMLSKKRRRNSRRKKVVDGEGNTEAEGEEDNDDGLEKNMENYLKEQKERLEEEKAAIQDDHSLVNEEKQKLLEEKEKMIEDLRKEQEATELLAIKYKAMESKLLIGGRNIMDHTNEQQKMLELKRQEIAEQKRREREMQQEMLLRDEETMELRETFTSLQQEVEIKTKKLKKLYAKLQAVKAEIQDQHDEYIRVRQDLEEAQNEQTRELKLKYLIIENFIPPEEKNKIMNRLYYDCEEDQWKFQPLVPAGGNNQMKKRPTSAVGYKRPISQYARVAMSRGSHPRYRAENIMFLELDLSPQAVFEFELTGDQSEQDPRALHLERLMRLDSLLERPAAARVPDTPAAATLNNSRFPGGRVPVSPHDASS